A region of Notolabrus celidotus isolate fNotCel1 chromosome 4, fNotCel1.pri, whole genome shotgun sequence DNA encodes the following proteins:
- the angpt2a gene encoding angiopoietin-2a — translation MKMLNVDLLVISFCLGLGTGYNAAGKRQYQIQNGPCSYTFLLPEQDNCQTESSNYNPEQKDGPADNNESAQRLEQLEMTMENNTQWLLKLENYIQDSMKQDMVQLQQTAVHNHTATMIEIGTNLLSQTAEQTRKLTNVEAQVIHHTTRLERRLLENSLSTNKLEKQLIVQTNEINKLNDKNSFLEKKVEHMEEQRQMELKTLREEKEQLQTLILRQTSIIGELEQQLLRVSSNNTVLQHQQQELLDTVTNLIHTISSGSVPETKTVMMQDTPTTFMDCAAVYKSGNKKSGVYTLTLPNTTTEVKAFCDMETDGGGWTVLQKRFDGRVDFHRTWQEYKKGFGDPSGELWLGNEFVSRLSIQRSYKLRIQLSDWEGNSGFSQYDLFTIDSEAQNYRIHLKGFSGTAGKISSIGQPGSDFSTKDADNDKCVCKCSQLTTGGWWFDACGPSNLNGMYYQQGQNSNRFNGVKWYYWKGSGYSLKSTMMMIRPADFSD, via the exons ATGAAGATGCTCAATGTGGACTTATTAGTTATAAGTTTCTGCCTTGGTCTGGGGACGGGATACAATGCTGCGGGTAAGAGACAGTATCAGATCCAGAACGGGCCGTGCAGCTACACCTTTCTGCTGCCAGAGCAGGACAACTGTCAAACTGAGAGCAGCAACTACAACCCAGAGCAGAAGGATGGACCTGCAGACAACAACGAGTCAGCTCAGAGGCTGGAACAGCTGGAGATGACCATGGAGAACAACACGCAGTGGCTGCTGAAG CTGGAGAACTACATCCAGGACAGCATGAAGCAGGACATGGTCCAACTCCAACAGACCGCTGTCCACAATCACACAGCGACAATGATTGAAATTGGGACCAACCTGCTGAGTCAAACTGCAGAGCAAACACGGAAACTGACCAATGTGGAGGCACAG GTAATACATCATACTACTAGACTTGAGCGCAGACTTCTGGAAAATTCCCTGTCTACCAACAAGTTGGAAAAACAGCTAATTGTCCAAACAAATGAAATCAACAAGCTGAATGACAAAaacag CTTCCTGGAGAAGAAGGTGGAGCACATGGAGGAGCAGAGGCAGATGGAGCTGAAGACACTTCGAGAAGAAAAGGAACAGCTTCAGACTTTAATACTGAGGCAGACATCCATCATAGGCGAGCTCGAGCAGCAGCTGCTCAGAGTCTCTTCTAACAACACGGTcctgcagcatcagcagcaagaGCTCCTGGACACCGTCACCAACCTGATTCATACTATCTCTTCAGGCTCAGTTCCAG AGACAAAAACGGTCATGATGCAGGACACGCCGACCACCTTTATGGACTGTGCTGCGGTCTACAAGTCTGGAAACAAAAAGAGTGGGGTCTACACGCTGACGTTACCCAACACTACAACAGAGGTCAAG GCTTTCTGTGACATGGAGACAGACGGAGGAGGCTGGACAGTGCTACAAAAACGCTTTGACGGCCGTGTTGACTTTCACCGTACGTGGCAGGAGTACAAAAAG GGGTTTGGAGATCCTTCAGGTGAACTCTGGTTGGGAAATGAATTTGTCTCCAGACTGTCGATTCAACGGTCGTACAAACTGAGGATCCAGCTGAGTGACTGGGAAGGAAACTCTGGATTCTCACAATATGACCTCTTTACAATCGACAGTGAGGCACAGAATTACAG GATACACCTTAAAGGCTTCAGTGGAACAGCAGGCAAAATAAGCAGCATCGGGCAGCCGGGAAGTGATTTCAGTACAAAGGATGCAGACAACGACAAATGTGTTTGCAAATGTTCACAACTGACAACAGGGG gttggtggtttgatgcCTGCGGTCCGTCCAATTTGAACGGCATGTATTACCAACAAGGCCAAAACTCAAATCGCTTCAATGGAGTCAAATGGTACTACTGGAAAGGCTCGGGCTATTCACTGAAGTCCACTATGATGATGATCAGACCGGCAGACTTCTCAGATTAA